The genomic region TTGAAGACAATGTTGCGCACTAAATTTTGGTTTGATTATTTAACCAATActttttgatgatttttttttgtcattttgtgAAAAAAAAATCATTGTTAAACATAGTCTTATGTTAGGAGGAGTCGACCCCACAAATTATTAGGACGAAGGAAGTATATAATGAGTAAAAATGTTTTGGTATAGTGGTTACCTTGGAGGTATGTGAATTTTAGGTCACAGGTTTGAATTCCGTCTAATATATAAGCATATATTGTAATGTTCTTGTGACTCTTTTGACGGAAAAAGAAAATTGTGGATGGGCGACAATTCCTCGAAATTGGAGTAATTCACTCTCACAAGTTCATGTGATTTGAATTCCAATTCTTGAGGCCGTCAATTCCCATACATGCAGTTTCATAGGAAGTAAAGTGTGACGAAATTTCATTAGTTGTGAAACAAGTCAACCAAATAAACACAAAAATTAACGAATTATCGGCTTTTACAGCCTGCATTCCAACAAAAAGCAACGTAGATcaatgtaatatatttataattATAACCGTATTGAAATTATAAATAATCATCGTAAAAGCAATTACAAAATGTAATCACATAACGGTGATATCTTGAGGGTTGAACTGTCTTGACTTTTGACGAGTGGATTGAGAGACTTATCAACGTCATAATAGAATTTatttttaaatctcaaattaGAGAACAACATGGGTGTTTGGTCTAGTGGTATGATTCTCGCTTCGGGTGCGAGAGGTCGTGAGTTCGATTCTCGCAACACCCCTATTTTTTTTAATCATCCTGCACCAAGAAATAGTATCCAGTGAATATGCTTTGTGCAAACATTTTCCTCTACTTTGTGGCTTTTATTCTTTTCGTTACTGGCTgcatttttgaattatgtaatttagaTTCAGATGAGGTGTAAAGGTTCAACAATAGTTATTTAATATGAGTACTATTTTTGCCATTTATTTTACACAGCGATATTGTTGTGTAGATTATTGTAACCCTTTTGCTTTCTGAATTAGAAAAATTGTCAACGATGCCTTGTAAATACACATTTTATCATATAAGAGGGTTGTAAGTCACAATGATCTTAAATAAGAATATACTGTATATTCTATAAGATATTAACTATATCAAGAAACTTACATTTTCATAAGAGACGCACACGAAAAACTCTCATGTAAATTGATCACTCTCCGAAAAAGAGTACATTTGTAGTAAATAGTTTCATGCTAACTACCATATGAACCTCTGGACACCAGCTTCATGAGTCCAGTAAAACGGCCGATACAGAAACATACAAAGGGTGAAAACATTGATTGCTATATAGAGGATTCCGATAAGAAGCCACTTTCTAGTTTCTTCAATTCCACTGTTAAGCATAAAGATAAAGAACGGTATGGTATAGTATCTAAACTCAACCAATGGAGTAGGCACGAGAACGGCAGCGCAAGCCAAGAAATAAGCCACCACCCATATTTTGCTCTTAGTCTTCCCTGTAAAGAGAAAGAAAGAGGGCTTCAGAAAATATTCACCAACATTACACCTATCGACTCAAAAGCAGGATCCGCCTTTGGCGACGTAGGTGGGATTGGATTCCAGATGATGATTAGCTGGTTATTTATAATATAAGTAGCGAAAACCCATTGTATAGTGAATTATAATATCATAATATCATATTGATTTATATTATCGGAGTACATAGCAGACCTGGCAAACCTTAATCACGAAGACTGCACAGAAACCTTGATAATCACAAACCTAAAATGACCCCCATTTAAACTGATCCATACCAGAAATAACACGACTTGAAGACGATCAGAACAACCTGACTGGTAGATCTATTACATAATGAATGGTTGTTATATTCAGCATAGAAGGAAAAAGAAAACCATAAATACTGGGTTTCCTTACCTAGAATGCCCAAAATCGATAGCCATGAGTAAACATACACCGGGACCAACAAGTATCTCATCGACCAGTGAGCATTGAGGACCTTCCGCCAAATATAGAATGTATAGTGTCTATTGTCCGCAAGAAGATACGGATGTGCGAAACTATAATAGTCAAAGCATAACCACCTTTGTtaaaaaataaacacaagtggtTGATTAATTcatcatacaaacaataaaaacatTATCCAAGTTCACCAAAGGTTCCAATCTAATGCGGGGAAAGGGAGTTAGACTATCAGTCTTTCAAGTGACTCATGGTGAAACTTATGTGAAAATCACATATAGTGAATGCGACTTCATAACATAAGAAGCGTCACAATTCGAATCAGTCATTTTCTGAATTCTGAAGCCACAGAATAGCAAGTACTCATCTCCATTGAATATGAACGTAGATTAGTGCGTATGTCGAGAAGTAATAACTGCCCACATGTACAGTTTCAatttcatgaaaaaaaaaaatacgccCTATCCCCTGTAGAACATGAGAAACAACACTAGGCACGACGTAAGATTATATTCAATACTAACTCAATGAATAGTCAATCCTGTTCTCTCTCTCTCATTCCTAAATCCTAATACCATTTCCCCCTGGAATATCACAATGAATACCGTCTCAAATTTTTCAGGAGAACAAGTAACACCAGAGTCATAAGGAATTTTTTAATAAGTTCCGAAAGATGGTCATCGTGATTCAATAGTAAATGATAGCGTGACACAGGCAAATATACAAGGCCAACGAGAACgggaataaaataaaataaaataaaataacataaGCAAATATCAAGAAGTTGTCTCTAATCTCACCTGAAGAAATGCACAGAAACCACACCTGCAGCCATAGCCCCAAAGACCAGGGCAAAACTAAGCGGCTTACTCTTTCGTAACATTTGTAGTAGACCAAATCCATGGCGCAAAGTTAGGTGGTATGGAACACTAAACAATACCGAAACAAGCGCAAAGTACATTATCTGTGCAAAATGAGGAGATACAAAATGGGCTTCCTTTGCACCTGAAACACAAAGACTAGACGAGATAAATGCAGAGTACAAGAGAAGAGAATATGTAAGAAGTGgaaaacaagggtaaaaagaaAGCATAACGAGATGGCAAGTACCAAGAACAACACTTCCGTTCCAATAAATGAATACGGCAAAGGATCCCAGCACCAAAACAAAGGGGCTAAAAGACACCAAAAGCTGCACTTTCAAAAGCCATGCTCGACTGAGAATGCTATGAATCTCATCAATCAAACCTGCAAAATAATCAAACACTTCACAGATGTCCATCTCATCTAAATGCATGTACACACGTAAGCATGAGCAGAAATAACTGAATCGAAAAAACCGAATTGAAAAACTAAAACATGTGCAATTTTTAGTTTGGTTAACCGAACTGTTTTGAGATAGAGGTTTGGTGAACCGAACTATTATCTTCGATATGGAAACCGTCCAATTAAGATTCGCGAATTTAGAAAAAAGGTTAACCGAACTGTTCTACCTAAAACTAAAAAACTTATAATATTAAAATGTTTCTCTTTTGTTTCATTGATCGACACCTTAGTGAAAATTTGTGTTGGGTATAAACAATCATGAAGATTTGATGAAATCACTAAAAATAAACGGAAATACAAAATGAAATATATTTTGAACGATTAAGGTTTAGCTTTTACCGAATCGGTTAATACCATTCAGACATTTAACCGAACAACTAAAAACTATTTTGAAAAGTTTG from Silene latifolia isolate original U9 population chromosome 3, ASM4854445v1, whole genome shotgun sequence harbors:
- the LOC141647439 gene encoding dol-P-Glc:Glc(2)Man(9)GlcNAc(2)-PP-Dol alpha-1,2-glucosyltransferase isoform X2, translating into MHLLHQASSFSDLCSTAILRSVNGVLAIVCGILFYEIITKLRPTLDRKKATLFSVILSLYPLHWFFTYLFYTDVASLTVFLGMYLASLKNKYLLSALLGALAICIRQTNVIWMLFVACSSIIEMLLVHGRHSTVKESGVSHGEKICMTPKYDISVNPGLKRRKNTVDAPSPVIPNDHEAAVSSAYISGLIDEIHSILSRAWLLKVQLLVSFSPFVLVLGSFAVFIYWNGSVVLGAKEAHFVSPHFAQIMYFALVSVLFSVPYHLTLRHGFGLLQMLRKSKPLSFALVFGAMAAGVVSVHFFSFAHPYLLADNRHYTFYIWRKVLNAHWSMRYLLVPVYVYSWLSILGILGKTKSKIWVVAYFLACAAVLVPTPLVEFRYYTIPFFIFMLNSGIEETRKWLLIGILYIAINVFTLCMFLYRPFYWTHEAGVQRFIW